The following coding sequences are from one Lysinibacillus sp. FSL W8-0992 window:
- a CDS encoding glyceraldehyde-3-phosphate dehydrogenase, translating to MTVSVAINGFGRIGRMVFRQAIVQEGLNIVAINASYPAETLAHLIKYDTNHGTFEGTIEPAGDALIVNGKHVQIISERDPLKLPWATMGVDIVIEATGKFNDREKAAMHLEAGAKKVILTAPGKNEDVTIVLGVNDEKLDVEKHDVISNASCTTNCLAPVAKVLNDTFGIESGLMTTVHAYTNDQKNLDNPHKDLRRARGCAQSIIPTSTGAAKALKLVLPELEGKIHGMALRVPTPNVSLVDLVVDLNTDVTVDSVNAAFVKAATEGPMKGILNFSIEPLVSIDYNTTTFSSTVDGLSTMVMGNRKVKVLAWYDNEWGYSARVVDLVKKVAKALETVSA from the coding sequence ATGACAGTCTCAGTTGCTATTAACGGTTTCGGACGTATCGGACGTATGGTATTCCGCCAAGCGATCGTACAGGAAGGTTTAAATATTGTTGCAATTAATGCAAGCTACCCAGCAGAAACGTTAGCACATTTGATTAAGTATGACACAAATCACGGAACATTCGAAGGTACGATTGAACCAGCGGGCGATGCTTTAATTGTAAATGGTAAACATGTCCAAATTATTAGCGAACGTGATCCATTAAAATTACCATGGGCTACAATGGGTGTAGATATTGTAATTGAAGCAACTGGTAAATTCAATGATCGTGAGAAAGCAGCTATGCATCTTGAAGCAGGCGCAAAAAAAGTTATCTTAACAGCACCAGGTAAAAACGAGGATGTTACAATTGTTTTAGGTGTAAACGATGAAAAGCTTGATGTTGAAAAACATGACGTAATTTCAAATGCTTCTTGTACAACAAACTGCTTAGCACCAGTAGCAAAAGTGTTAAATGATACATTTGGTATCGAAAGCGGTTTAATGACAACAGTTCACGCATATACAAATGACCAAAAAAACTTAGATAATCCACATAAAGATTTACGTCGTGCGCGCGGTTGTGCACAATCTATTATTCCAACTTCAACAGGTGCTGCAAAAGCATTAAAATTAGTGTTACCTGAATTGGAAGGTAAAATTCACGGTATGGCACTTCGTGTTCCAACACCAAATGTATCATTAGTAGACCTTGTTGTAGATTTAAATACTGATGTTACAGTAGATTCTGTCAATGCTGCATTTGTGAAAGCTGCAACTGAGGGGCCAATGAAAGGCATTTTAAACTTCTCAATCGAGCCGCTTGTATCTATTGATTACAACACAACAACTTTCTCATCAACAGTTGATGGACTTTCCACAATGGTAATGGGAAATCGTAAAGTGAAAGTACTTGCTTGGTACGACAACGAGTGGGGCTATTCTGCACGTGTTGTAGACCTAGTGAAAAAAGTTGCAAAAGCATTAGAAACAGTTAGCGCTTAA
- the nrdR gene encoding transcriptional regulator NrdR, translated as MRCPSCQFNGTRVVDSRPVDDNKEIRRRRECESCGFRFTTFEKIEETPLVVVKKEGSREEFSREKVLRGLIRACEKRPVALDVLEALVMSIEKDLRRIGNAEVRSEDVGEMVMDRLAKIDEVAYVRFASVYRQFKDINVFIEEIKEIIQRQTEQKS; from the coding sequence ATGAGATGTCCTTCTTGCCAATTTAACGGAACACGTGTAGTGGATTCGAGGCCAGTAGATGATAATAAAGAAATACGTAGACGTCGTGAATGTGAGTCGTGTGGCTTTCGTTTTACAACGTTTGAAAAAATTGAAGAGACACCGTTAGTCGTTGTGAAAAAAGAAGGCTCACGGGAAGAATTTAGCCGCGAGAAGGTTTTGCGCGGTCTTATTCGTGCTTGTGAGAAACGTCCTGTCGCTCTAGATGTATTAGAGGCACTGGTAATGTCTATTGAAAAAGACCTTCGACGTATTGGAAATGCTGAAGTACGATCAGAGGATGTTGGAGAAATGGTGATGGACCGCTTAGCAAAAATCGATGAAGTTGCCTATGTTCGTTTTGCTTCGGTTTATCGCCAGTTTAAGGATATCAATGTTTTTATCGAGGAAATAAAAGAAATTATTCAACGTCAAACAGAGCAAAAATCATAG